GCCGTTCTGCAGATTCACCTCCAGATAGTCGCCGCGGCCCTGGGACACCGCCCGGAACATCCGCGGCACCAGCTCCgccacctccagccccaggtCCTGCGCGATGCGGCCCACGAACGTGCCGTGTTTCGCCTCCTCCGGCACCGAGTAATGGAGCTGGCCGCTCCCCCCGGCCCAGGCTGTGACCAGCAGCAGGACCGCGGTCAGCAGCCGCCGCCGGCTCCCCCGGCCACCGCCCCGCGGGATCAGCATCGCACAAACCTGTATCCGAGGCTCAGGTCACTGGTCCATCGCTCCAAAGTCTTCAGGACCCTAGGAAAGTCCTTGGTTTCCTTAAATATGACCGCACGGCATCCCCTCTTCTTCAGCTGTTTAGTGATGGTGACAAAATGGAGGGATTTTCAAGACTGAGGACGATTTGTGGATTTCCTTTGTCAGTGCAACCTGGCGGTGGATGGCGACACCATGTGGATGTAATCGGTAAGTAATTTGCCCAGCCGTTTGTTGCATTTCCTTGCTACCCTCTTATTCTTTACCAAACTGCTCATTTTACACTTCCGTACTTCTTCAAGACTTCTTAAGAAGATATTCCGATTCCTTCTTATGTTGACGATTGCATCAACGCATCTGTGTGGGAtcgcaggtggcagaggtggacagGGAACTGGTCGACccatcttgttgtattgtactcttgcatctcttattacagtgctcttctcaaaaGAAACACTCCAATACTTTTGATCGATTGATCTTTGTAAATAGCCACTCCTTTAAACTCATGTATCGTAATCCCATAAAGTGACGTATATGCCCTTTAATAATGAGGACATGGACCTTAGTGGCTGTTATAGAATCATTCGTGTTTCCGATTAGGCTCTTCTTGGAGATCGAATATTGGTAAATTTATGGTATTTCCTTCCTTTTACTGGACCAATTTTTCCATTAAATCCAAGGCATTGgcagactataagccccttgtggacagggttcaTTCTGCTTCTATTGTGCCGTTCCAAGTGCTTTGTGTAGTTCTCAGCACACAattgatgctcagtaaatattattgattctcATACCGACTCCCACCATTTCTTTCTAATTTCTTTATcccactttctcctttctttccctccatatTCTTCTATATAGTCCTCTATTGTTTTCAGATGTCCTCTAGGTCTCCAAagttccaacctgatttttcttTCAATATCTATTTCAGGATCCTTGACTCTAAAACCAACGTCTCATATCTACATCAATTTAAATTTttacttttttcatttttcataatTTTAACAAGGAATAATTCAATCATTTGAAGCATATTATTTTGAAATCTGTCATAACAAAGATTCACTATTTTCCAAGATTTATTTTGGAGCCAGAATGTTAAGGGAAGATTTCTAGACCATCTTAATATTTCTTCAAGAGTCATTGTATTAAATTCTCTCTCATATATTCACTATTTATAGGAAAACTTGTATTACGATAACCCGATTTTGGATAGTACTGCTGACCTTTAAGACACTTAAAACCAAACGGGAAAATGAGACACACATAAATGGGATTAGCCTGACTGAATACACGTAAGATTTGTTATTAACTATTATTTTGGTTTTTATTATCACTAGGTGCTAATAATTGCCACAGGAATAAGATAATCAGCTCACATAGAGAGTTTGCCTCATATCTAAGAAGTAGAGTGACTAGATCTcttatccccatattatagatgaggaaatctaGAATTTCTGGGGCCAGCTGATTGTTGCATTTTAGGAATAACATAATAGAGCTGAAGAAGATACAAAGAAGGAGAACCAAGATGACCGGAGGGGGTAGGGGaggttgcgggggtgggggggagtttcTCTATAAGAAAGGACTAACAAGGTGAGGACTCTGTAACATGGAAAGACGAAGGTGAGAAGTGACGTGGTTAAAGTTGACAGAATCATGTAGGGCAGGGCAGACGCAGAATTGTAGTTCACCAAAGCCCTCTGCGGATGGTGGAAGGAACAGAGGTGGCAATCATTCAAGTGAAATGATTTCAAGTTCAAAACTAACCAGATGGGACCCAAGCCTGGCACAGGAGGTTGGAAAAGCACCTGAAATCCATTAAAATAGGAAGTTTGCAGACTTTAAGAGGGATTTGGATCAATTCATGAATGAGAGGTGCATAATGATGTTCTAGAGGGAATGGACATTGAAGCAAAGTTTATGGACTTAAGATAGCATAAAAATGAGTTTGTAAGTGTCAGGTCCAGGATAGGATCTTCGAGGAGAAGTTAGGAATCCTAGATGGTAAATGTTAAGATTGATATTAAGCAGGGCACCATCACATGGTTCCTTCAAGAATCTTGTTGACACTATCAGAGATGGAATACTAGACTAGAGGGACCGTGGGTTTGACGTCGTAATATAATCCCTTAGTTTTCATCCTTGATATTAGTCATCTAAATTAAATTGTTGAATTAAGCATGTTAAGACTTTTGTTAGTAAAAGCAAACGTTGGATGAACACTAACGAGTACAGCAAGTGAATTCTGAACCAGATTTTTTGTCACTTCTTTGTCTCTATGAACTTCAGCACCTTTGTCCAATACGTATGTGATATTATCAAAGAATTTCAGGtagaatttatttttatggtatttcttaagcgtttactatctaccacgcactctactaagagctggggtagatttaagataattagattggacacagtccctgtcccacataggactcacagtcctattccccagtagacagatgaggtaactgaggcacagggaagttaagtgacttgtccaagctcacacagcagacaactggcagagccaggattagaacccaagttctctgattcccaggcccaggtcctttcctctaggccatgtcatTCAAGTTTCCTTTCCTATCATTTTGATGGCTGTATCTCACTCATAGTTTGGATATCATTAAGACCGTCAGGCACAATTTTAAAGATAGTAATATGTTTATATATCtttaagtaaaaataaaaataaggataTCAGGAAACCAGAAAAGATGTAGACACCTTTGACGTAGTCAGGTCAATGAAGCTGATAAAGATTGTAATAAATTGCCCGGTGCAAGATCATAGGATGGATGACTAACCCTTTAAAATAGATTGTTCCGAGTAGTAGCAAGCAAAACTAATTGAATAAATTGCAGTAGCTCAATGTCATATGGAAAAAGGCATGACTGATAGAGTAATGTTGACCATTTGGCTGAAGCCACAGTGTCTGGTTCTTTTCCAGGACCTGACAATttcactgcaaaaaaaaaaaaaaaatccctccatcGGCACTAGCAAGTGTGTAGTGAGGTGCTTTGAATCTTAAGTTTGGCCACACGACTGCAATTTTTCCAGATAGTAAGGACCCAAACGCCTTTTTTAGGATTAAATGACTTAAATTATTTGCTAATGGACATCATGACGAAGTCCCACGTTGAAATGAAACCTTTCTAATCTCAGAACACAAATGTCCATGGAGAAGACCCATCACATAACACCTCTCCAACAATCTTGGATCCATTTTCAGATACTCTATTTCTTTCTCATTAAGGCCCTTTCTTTGATAACTAAAGCTCTTCTGAGTTTACCACCTCAGCACGTCTGCTCCTACTATGTCCATGGGGACTCACACTCCACTCATAGCTGAACAGACTGGCTTACATACCCTACTATTCATACATTTACTCATTAACATACaactgttttctttctcttctcataTCTATAAATGATTTAGTGACTGTTTTCCCCGAGAAAgcgtaaacttcttgaaggctgCGGTCACATctttaaatgctattgatttaatGACTCGCTCATCAATTGATGACTAGATTCCAAGAGAAACTAAATAATCAGCCAGAGACTTAGGCAAACACTACTTCCATACCAAGCTATTCAATTTATTCAAGTAAGGCCAGAATCCTAAACCAAGTTTTCCATCCAAATGCAAAATTGCCGTTTCTCCCTGGAATTCACAAAGAGGGAATAACTCAAGGGAATGCATCAAGAGGCAAAGAATCATCAGGAGTGGGTGAGATCTGTCCTCCTAACATTCTAAATTCTCCAGATGTCATACCTCTGCTTAAAGGAAAGCAATTAGTAACCCTTCCCCTTAGAAGCAAGTATTCCAAGAACCTGATAGCAACAGAAATCATTTCCCTTCGGGCTGTTTCCCTTTCCCTGATTTCCAAATCCAGTGAGTTTTTCTAACTGAATGTGAGGTGGTACGTACAGGTCAGAGTATGAAGATAGGAAAAGGGAGGACACATTAGACAAAATCTTGAGGTGACAAAGGTTCAGGTTGCAGATGATTATTTTTTCTTTCCAAGCCATATCTTCCCAacttccacctcagcatttatgcacgaccaaccacccatagcacttctgtacagaaTGATTTAGATATTCAACTAAAGACTTAGTCATCCACAGACCTATTATTCCATTCACTTTTCTTCTTACATTATGTATATTGGGCCTCCCACTGTATTGTTAGTCTACTGAACTTTCcatagcacttgacagagtagatgctcacagtaggtgctcaacaaatgccattgattgactgaacaataACGAGAACCTTGACCTTACACAATTCATATCAAAATTAGAGTTCGTAGCATCCACACTCCATATTAATCACGTGCCTGTCCAAGGAGTTACtcaggaccaaaaaaaaaaacaaaccaatttTTGAGCAGTGAATTCGCCAAAGTTCTCCCTTGGATTACAGAGAAAATTCCAAGTAGACAAGAGAGTAGAAATCGCTTTGCTCCCAACCCTTCTCCAAGTAAGATAGTGCTGCTATTCCACTGAGAGCTTTCCCtatattttccctttccctcGGTTGTGATGGCTAGTAAGGGTAACGGAAATGATACCGGGGCCAGATGTGGAGAAGTTCCAGGTTGAAAGCTAAAAAGAAACTTTTCTATATATTCTCTTTCCCTCGGTGGAGGAGGCTAGTAACAGAAATGATATTGGGAGCAGATGTGAAGAATTATCATGGTGGATGCTAAAGAAAAATTGAAAGCAGGATGCATCGATGACGGGTAAACATTTTATAGTGTGATGAAAGGTATTTTGGAAATGATGCAATGGTGAAAGAAAAATGAAGCTCAGGAAAAAGAGTAAACGATTAGACCAAAAAAACCTTCTCTAAGGAGAGAAGTAATTTAACGTGTCATGAAATCCTGATCCTAACGTTGAACTACCACCAGAAGACCCGGAACGGACACTCACCTTCCCCGAGTCCTCTGGGCCGATCCCTGGCTGTTCCCCGCTGTCCCGGGATCCCGGGCAAGGAGGCATGTTGGGGCTGAAAGCCATGAGGTCGCTCTTGGCGGCCCCGTCCCCCGCACAGGCGTTGGGTCGCCGCCGGCGACCTTGCTGAGAATAGGACCAACTGCCCACGGCGCTGGAGCAGACGAGGGCCGGCGGACCGGGCCCGCACAGCCCGCGCGGGGGCGCCGAGCACCGCAGCGCCGCGTACAGCAGCACGGTCAGCACGAACAGGCCGGACACGGCGCAGATGGCCACGACGAGGTAGACGTTCACGTCCCCCAGGGCCGCCCGCGGGCCGCCCACCGACGCCCCCACCGCCCGCGCCCCCGAcgcccgcgccgccgccgccttggCGTCCTGCCCGCCGTGGTCCACCAGCGACACGCTGACCGTGGCCGTGGCCCGCAGCGCCGGCTCCCCGTGGTCCCGCACCACGACCAGCAGCGTGTGCCGCGGCCCGTCCGCCTCGTCCAGGGCCCGCGCCGTGCTGATCTCGCCCGTGTACAGCCCGATGCGGAAGGGGccgcgcccggccccgccgcccgccgcccgcaGCTCGTACGCCAGCCACGCGTTGTAGCCCGAGTCCAAGTCCACCGCGCGGATCTTCGCCACCGggtgccccggcccggcccccagcGGCACCAGCTCCGGACCCGACGGAGACACCCCGGGGGAGCCGGACCGGGTGCTCGACTCCGCGGAGGACCACGAGGGAGCGGAAGCCGCCCCGGAATGCGGCGGCAGCACGAGGGGAGCGTTGTCGTTCTCGTCCAGCACGAACACGTGCAGCGTCACGTTGCTGTCCAACGCCGGGACCCCCGCGTCGCGGGCGCACACTTGGACTTGCAGCAGCTCCAGCTCCTCGTGGTCCAGCGGCTGCAGCGCGTACACGCGCCCGCTCTCCGCGTGGACCGACACGTAGCTGGACAGGGGCCGCTCCCGCACCGGCCGGTCCACCAGCGAGTAGGACACCAGGGCGTTCTCCCGCGCGTCCGGGTCCCACGCCGACACGGTGAAGATGTGGCTTCCCGGCGGGTTGTTCTCCTTCACCAGCACCGTGTAGGCGGGCTGCGCGAAGGCCGGCGCGTTGTCGTTCACGTCGGCGATGGCCACCGCCACGCTGGCCGTGGCCTCCAGCGCCGGGGCCCCGCCGTCCCGCGCCGTCACCCGCAGCTCGTAGGCCGCCACGCTCTCGCGGTCCACGGGGCCCTGCAGGACCAGAGAATAGTAATTCCTGAAGGTGGACACCAGCCCGAACGGCCCGGGGGGCGCCAGGGTGCACGTCACCTGCCCGTTGGCCCCGGAGTCTCGGTCGGACACGCTGATCAGCGCGATCACCGTGCCGGGTGGGGCGTCCTCCCGGACGGGCAGCGACAGGGACGTCACCGTTATCTCGGGGGCGTTGTCATTAACGTCGATCAATTTCACTATCACTTTGCAGTGCCCCGACATTGGTGGAATTCCCTTATCAGTTGCTACTGTTTGAATTTCGTAAACGCTGTTTTCTTCATAGTCCAGTGTCCCTATAATTCGAATTTCTCCCGTTCTGGGATCTATTTTGAACTTGGCCTGAACCCTAGGGGAAACATCGGTGCTGAATGCATAGATGATGTCGCCATTCAATCCTTCATCCGCATCGGAAGCGTTGAGTCGGATCAACAAAGAGCCGTTGCTTGCATTCTCTACAAGCTGGACTTTGTACACGGACCTGTCGAACTCGGGAGCGTTGTCATTCGCATCCAGCACCTTGGCCAACAGCTGAACCGTTCCCGTCAGCTCCGGTTTGCCCCCATCTGTGGCCGTCAATATCAAGTGGTGCTCGGGCGCTTCCTCCCGATCCAGGGCTTTCTTTAGCACCAGTGACAAAGATTTGCTCAATTCGTCACCTGTCTGTATGTCCAGTGAGAAATACTCACTGGGGCTAAGTCTGTAAGTCAGGAGAGCGTTAGCTCCGATATCTGCGTCTGAAGCGCCCTCTAGCGGAAACCGAGAATCCGGTAATCTGGACTCTGCAATCAACAAAGTCTTTTGTGTTACCGGGAAGATGGGCGGGTTGTCGTTGATGTCCTTGACCTCCACCTCCACATGGTCGACCCGCAGCGGCTTGTCCACGATCACCTCCAGGTGGATGCTGCAGGCGGGGCTCCGGCCGCACAGCTCCTCCCGGTCGATGGGCGAATTTACGAACAGGATGCCGTTCTGCAGATTCACCTCCAGATAGTCCCCGCGGCGGCCCTGGGACACCGCCCGGAACATCCGCGGCACCAGCTCCgccacctccagccccaggtCCTGCGCGATGCGGCCCACGAAGGTGCCGTGTTTCGCCTCCTCCGGCACCGAGTAATGGAGCTGGCCGCTCCCCCCGGCCCAGGCTGTGACCAGCAGCAGGACCGCGGTCAGCAGCCGCCGCCACCGGCTCCCCCGGCCTCCGCCCTTGCAGACCACCATCGCAAACGCACCTCGCGTTGTGTCCGTCACCGCATCAGGCTTTCCGGACGGAAATGCCGTGATAATCGTCCCGGAATTCCTATGATCCAACGCTGCTATTTTCCTTGTTTTTCGGCGCTTCTGGACAATGACACAATGGAGATTCTCTCCGGAGCCGCTCTGCGTTTTTCGTTCAGAAGGATCACTTCGTGGCGTACAGCGACACCATGTGGTCGAATGTGTAAGTTCCCCCAGCCAAGGGAGCATTCCTTATTGCTTACCCTTTCACTTCTCTCAACCCCCCTTTTTTGTTCTTTTCTGGTCCCTTGAAGTAGGTTACAACTACATTTTGCTTACAAGAATGGTTCCCTGCacgtcttttttctcttttttcctgaGGGTCCGACAAGGGGAAAGCTAGTGGCCCTGATATAATTTCTAGAATCTCTAACCAGAAGAAAAGGGAGCTTGTGGAAAAAGGAACAGTAATGAGATTGGGTCCGGTGAGCATGTCTGAGACGTGAGAATCTGGACCAGCTCGACCAGACTATTATTTTGGATGCCTTGATTATTATGGGCTGTGATGCCCCCTTGGTCCAGAAAAGAGAAATGTCCATTAACCTTTTTATTATTGAATTCCCCACAGCATTCTAACGGGAGTTTTCTGGTAGGTAATTTAAGTACGAATCCTCCTTAAGATAAATATTGGAAATCCCACACTTCTGTATCACCCCATTCCCGGTTGTACCTCTATACTACCCTGTGGTGTTGCTGACTTTGGCCAATTCATTCCTCTGGAAAAGATGAGGAAGGAATACTGGTAATTGCATTCTTagtagcaatcgtatttattgggcacctactggatACAATGTATTGTACTAAACATTCATTTCCAATACAGGCAATGTGCAAATGTCTCGCTGGTTTTATGTTGGGACAGACTCGTGCCTTAAGGCCTACCCTTCTTTCTCCTTCAGATGGGTTCTGTTACTGACATTCGGGTCACTATGAATCGATAGAGATTCTCAGATTCCAACTAATGTTGGTTGATCTTGCCCCTACAATCCGACAAGGTGGAAGAGATCTCAGACCAGATGTTCTGGGGAGATTTCGTGGTTATTTTCCACAAACAGAATCCTAAAACTTCTGCAAAATATGGGATGTTCAGATAGTTGCCAATCATAGGGTCGAAGGCCACTTTCCGGGGTCTGCTGAAGCTTAGTGCAAAGACCATCGGCCtgggctctgctacatgtctgctgtgtgagcttggacaagtcacttaactttgtgtctcagttagctgtgagctccacgggggaaagggactatgtccaacccaattaccttgtatctacaccagtgcttagaacagtgcctggcacatagtaagcagttaacaaatgccatacatattattattattatcatcattattattctcagagcaGCCCTAGTTTTTCTTCAGATAATGGGTATTGGGTTATTGCCAACAAGACCTTCTTGATTCAATTTAATCTTCCTTGCCCAACACAACCAACTGAAAATGGAAATCCAAAACTTAGAATCTCAGGGACCATGCTTTTCATCATTCAGAAATTGATGCAAGCTGACAGATTTTAATGGGGGACAGAAGAGGCTCTCAGTGCTTTTCTGTTTTCAGTAAAACAGCAGAACATTAAATCACAGAGATTTTTTACACCTGCTGAAAAGTGTTTCTGAATTTGaaaccatcagagaagcagaggcaggCCAGAAAGAAAAGGAATCACAAGCAATGTCAGGAGCGAGAGTCCTGAACATCCAGGAAAAAGTTGGGGGAACTCTGAATCGAAAGAACTCGACTTTTCCCAGAACCAATTGCCAGACTGCTGGCCTAACCCTCATACACTCGAGTAGTAAATCGCGTTTCACTATCCAGTCGTACAGTCAAACTACAAAATATTTTCCAAACAAATAGAACCCAAACAGATTCCTACCAGAAGTGCCCCCCTTGCAAGAATGATGAATTTTAGTCCAAGAATATGGGAGTGAAATATTCCTTTGTACTTTCGGCGGGAATTACAAATTTACTTTTAACTAATGAACTCACAACAAAGATTTTCCAGGCAGAGTAATTTGATTGTGTCATGGGAAAGTATATAAATTCAGTGCTGTAAATACAGTTGACGCTGAATAGATGCTAGTGATTGATTTGACTTTGGGAGCGTAACCGAATGTGGCCAGAGTAATTAACTAGTAGGTTGTTTTCATATGCAGATGAGATTTCTTAATGCCATTTTAAGTGTATGgttcagtggcagagtcggctcCCAGGAAACCTCCCAGTCTGAGCACACTGGAGTGGTTATGCAACTTAAGTGACCCGAAACTTGGAGAAGGCTGAAGAGAAAcagaatattatgattattattattatttacccctggAATTTTCTTCCTGTAGATCGTGGACAATAAGTTGCATTATAAATGGATAAAGGCACAACGGTCTGTGAGATTCCGGAACGGCATGAGGTATTAATGGACTCCCTCTTGATTTAAAGCCTCAAGTGTGTCAGGGACTATGACCGATCTGATCATCTTTTCGGTGCTTCgacatttagcacagtacttagcgCGTAGTGAGTGTGTAATCaacaacaccattatcattaaagCCACATAGTCGGAAGCAAATGAACTAGACTAGCAAAGACCAGAACCTAGCAAAGACCAGCACTGGGTGCTGTGTTTGTTAAAGACCGCCTTGAGATGAGAGCCAACTAAACTTCCCAGAAAGAGTTAAAagttcaagaaatacaattaccGGATAGGGCTGTTTGTTTTTCCAGACCATATTCTCTATCTGACCGTGATCAGCTTCCGCACTGGAACCGTGAAATGCTGATATCCAGTCAGGGGATATCAGCCCTGGTTTGTCCCTCAGAATCTACTTGTACCTCATTTTTAAATTCACCTAAATCTTCTTGAACATTTTCATAGCATGGTCGAGAAAGGCATATTCGATGGGGTGGTGTTGAAACGTTCTCGGAAATCCAGAGACAAGGGATCAGGTTTATCTCTCTACGTATTAGCCTTACTAGATTTGGATTTCTTCAATTTTAGCATCCCACCAGTTGTCACTACCTCCAAGTCTGACCCTCCACCTCACTGCTCCTGGGGAGTGAAACAATCAGAAATAGCTGGTGGTTTTACGCCAATCAGGGTCGACATTTCTGACAGATGAACCACCTAGGGTATCTCACATAGTGGACAGACTCAACAAAAAATCCCGAAAATAGTTGTCTAAGACCACAGCAGCTACCCTAGCAGCCGACTTCTTGTCTTTGGTGTGCTATGACTTATTACTGGGGCTATGCTGTGGTCATACCAAGCGTAAAAATGTATGTATAAAATGATAGTCTTCAATGTGCTACACGCCCGTCACGCGTCGGACAGGGACTAGTAAGTGTGAGTGGAGCTACTCTTTTGCTCAGGTTCTCATTCCCGAAGTCTTAGGACCGTGTTTATCCATTATTTATGGCAGGCAACCCCATGATCATCATTACCGTGCCCCTTAAGTGGATTTGTATTACACAAGACAGGCTTGTGTATGTCACTTCTCAGAGTCATGAAGACCTGCAAAGAATTTTTGATGTCTTATTGGTTTCCTGCAAGTAATCCTTTGGCCCGAGTCATTTCATCAGATCAGCCTTggtggcattattcattcattcattcaactgtgtttattgagcgcttactgtgtgcagagcactgtactaagcgcttgggagagtcca
This sequence is a window from Tachyglossus aculeatus isolate mTacAcu1 chromosome X2, mTacAcu1.pri, whole genome shotgun sequence. Protein-coding genes within it:
- the LOC119949237 gene encoding protocadherin alpha-4-like, translating into MVVCKGGGRGSRWRRLLTAVLLLVTAWAGGSGQLHYSVPEEAKHGTFVGRIAQDLGLEVAELVPRMFRAVSQGRRGDYLEVNLQNGILFVNSPIDREELCGRSPACSIHLEVIVDKPLRVDHVEVEVKDINDNPPIFPVTQKTLLIAESRLPDSRFPLEGASDADIGANALLTYRLSPSEYFSLDIQTGDELSKSLSLVLKKALDREEAPEHHLILTATDGGKPELTGTVQLLAKVLDANDNAPEFDRSVYKVQLVENASNGSLLIRLNASDADEGLNGDIIYAFSTDVSPRVQAKFKIDPRTGEIRIIGTLDYEENSVYEIQTVATDKGIPPMSGHCKVIVKLIDVNDNAPEITVTSLSLPVREDAPPGTVIALISVSDRDSGANGQVTCTLAPPGPFGLVSTFRNYYSLVLQGPVDRESVAAYELRVTARDGGAPALEATASVAVAIADVNDNAPAFAQPAYTVLVKENNPPGSHIFTVSAWDPDARENALVSYSLVDRPVRERPLSSYVSVHAESGRVYALQPLDHEELELLQVQVCARDAGVPALDSNVTLHVFVLDENDNAPLVLPPHSGAASAPSWSSAESSTRSGSPGVSPSGPELVPLGAGPGHPVAKIRAVDLDSGYNAWLAYELRAAGGGAGRGPFRIGLYTGEISTARALDEADGPRHTLLVVVRDHGEPALRATATVSVSLVDHGGQDAKAAAARASGARAVGASVGGPRAALGDVNVYLVVAICAVSGLFVLTVLLYAALRCSAPPRGLCGPGPPALVCSSAVGSWSYSQQGRRRRPNACAGDGAAKSDLMAFSPNMPPCPGSRDSGEQPGIGPEDSGKVSVRSGSSGGSSTCVDAIVNIRRNRNIFLRSLEEVRKCKMSSLVKNKRVARKCNKRLGKLLTDYIHMVSPSTARLH